GGCGCCCTCAGGGTCGACACCGCGCTCGAAGCGGACGCTGGCCTGCGACGGGACGCCGAGCCGGCGCGCGGTGCGGCGCACCGCCGCCGGGTCGAACGTGGCCGACTCCAGCAGGACGTCGCGGGTGGTGGTCCCGACCTCGGTGTCGCGGCCGCCCATCACCCCTGCCAGCGCCACCGCCCGGTCGCGGTCGGCGATCACCAGGTCGGTGGGCTGCAGTTGCCGGGTGCGTCCATCGAGGGTCGTCAGCTGCTCCCCCGGCACCGCCCAGCGCACGACGATCGCGGGTCCGGCCAACGTGGCCAGGTCGAAGGCGTGCAGTGGCTGGCCGAGTTCGAGCATCACGTAGTTGGTCACGTCGACCAGGTTGGTCAGCGACCGGATCCCGCACACCTCCAACCGTCGCCGCAGCCACCACGGCGACGGGCCTGGGACGACGTCGCCCACCACCCACCCCACGTACCGGCTGCACCCGTCGGCAGCGTCGACGGTGATCGGGACGGTGCCGTGGTCGCCGCGGACGTGGGATGAGCCCGTGGGATCCGGCGGCGGGGCGAGCTCGACGTCCAGGATCGCGGCCAGGTCGCGGGCCACGCCGTACACCGAATGCAGGTCGCCACGGTCGGCGGGAATGGCGACCTCGATCACCGGTTCGCCCAGCGGCATGAGCGCGTGGATGTCGGTGCCGGGTGCGGCCCGCCCGGGGAGTTCGGCCGGGTCGACGACCATGATGCCGGCGTGGTCGTCGGCGACCTGCAGCTCACGCGCCGAGCACAGCATCCCGTCGCTGACGACGCCGCGCATGTCGCGGCGCTCGATCGTGAGCGTCCCGCCCCGCCCGTCGGGGAGCGTGGCCCCGGGCGCGGCCAGCGGGACGAGGTCGCCGGGCGCGATGTTCCGCGCCCCGGCGCAGACCGTGCGCTGGCCGTCGCCGTCGTCGACCGTGACCACGACCAGCTTGTCGGCGCGGGGATGCTCAGCGACCTCCACCACCCTGGTCAGCCGCACGTCACGCACACCGGCACCGGGGGTGCGGACCTCCTCGACCTCGAGACCGTTGCGGCCCATCACCTCCAGCAGCTCGTCGAGCGGCAGCTGGACCGTGACGAACTCGGCGAGCCAGGACAGTGGGACGCGCATGGTGGCCCTAGAACCGTTCCAGGAAGCGGGCGTCGTTCTCGTAGAACTCGCGGATGTCGCCGATACCGTGGCGCAGCATCGCGACCCGTTCGATGCCGACCCCGAACGCCAGACCGGAGACGTCGGCGGGGTCGTGCCCGCAGGCGGACAGGACGTTGGGGTCGACCATCCCGGCCCCCAGGATCTCGATCCATCCGGTTCCCGAGCACACCCGGCAGGACGGGTCCGTCCCGCCGCAGAACGCGCAGCTGACGTCGACCTCCGCGGACGGTTCCGTGAACGGGAAGAACGACGGGCGCAGCCGCACGTCGCGGTCCGCGCCGAACAGCGCCCGGGCGAAGGCCTGCAGCGTGCCGCGGAGATCGGCCATGGTCAGACCGGCGGCGACGGCCAGCCCCTCCACCTGCTGGAAGACCGGGCTGTGGGTCGCGTCGGGCGCGTCGTTCCTGAACACACGACCGGGCACGACCACGGCGATCGGTGGCCGCTCGGTCAGCATGACGCGCGCCTGCACCGGGGAGGTGTGGGCGCGCAGCAAGATTCCCGCAGCGCTGTCGACGTAGACCGTGTCCATCTCCAGCCGTGCGGGATGGTCGGGCGGGATGTTGAGCAGGTCGAAGTTGTA
This genomic stretch from Actinomycetota bacterium harbors:
- the pheS gene encoding phenylalanine--tRNA ligase subunit alpha — translated: MDRAGDLDTLEAVRVEHTGRRSRLAQIQRQLGDLPPDQRRELGARVNAFRQAFDEGFHARQRALQEAEVQQRLARERLDLTLPPRRVRPGRPHLLTQVEHEIVDAFIGLGYRVAEGPEVEDAVYNFDLLNIPPDHPARLEMDTVYVDSAAGILLRAHTSPVQARVMLTERPPIAVVVPGRVFRNDAPDATHSPVFQQVEGLAVAAGLTMADLRGTLQAFARALFGADRDVRLRPSFFPFTEPSAEVDVSCAFCGGTDPSCRVCSGTGWIEILGAGMVDPNVLSACGHDPADVSGLAFGVGIERVAMLRHGIGDIREFYENDARFLERF
- a CDS encoding phenylalanine--tRNA ligase subunit beta; amino-acid sequence: MRVPLSWLAEFVTVQLPLDELLEVMGRNGLEVEEVRTPGAGVRDVRLTRVVEVAEHPRADKLVVVTVDDGDGQRTVCAGARNIAPGDLVPLAAPGATLPDGRGGTLTIERRDMRGVVSDGMLCSARELQVADDHAGIMVVDPAELPGRAAPGTDIHALMPLGEPVIEVAIPADRGDLHSVYGVARDLAAILDVELAPPPDPTGSSHVRGDHGTVPITVDAADGCSRYVGWVVGDVVPGPSPWWLRRRLEVCGIRSLTNLVDVTNYVMLELGQPLHAFDLATLAGPAIVVRWAVPGEQLTTLDGRTRQLQPTDLVIADRDRAVALAGVMGGRDTEVGTTTRDVLLESATFDPAAVRRTARRLGVPSQASVRFERGVDPEGA